Proteins from a genomic interval of Mesobacillus sp. S13:
- the flgL gene encoding flagellar hook-associated protein FlgL: MRITQSMLSSNSLRNLSESYRRMGQYQDQLSTGKKITKPSDDPVVAMKGMFYRSGLTEVEQYKRNLSELYLWMENSEAGLEQANNGLQRVRELVIQAKNGTLSSTDREAVAREIEQIKSDLVQVANTQVSGRYIFHGTDTEHPPVPIENPPTVAANLSDPSINNYKVEISHGVSLRANVNPANVFNQELFSVVQNIQTAFENNTPADLNGVLVELDKKIDSLIAERSELGARYNRLEMVDYRISQQEVIANRVLSDNEDADIEKVITDLKTQESVHRAALGVGARILQPTLLDFLR, from the coding sequence ATGCGCATAACACAATCAATGCTTTCTTCCAATTCATTAAGAAACCTAAGCGAAAGCTACCGCCGTATGGGACAGTACCAAGATCAGCTTTCTACAGGTAAAAAAATTACTAAGCCTTCCGATGATCCGGTTGTAGCGATGAAAGGGATGTTTTACCGCTCAGGATTGACGGAAGTTGAGCAGTATAAGAGGAACCTTTCTGAACTTTATTTGTGGATGGAGAATTCTGAGGCTGGTTTGGAGCAAGCAAATAACGGACTACAGCGTGTCCGGGAATTAGTGATACAAGCGAAAAATGGAACTCTCAGTTCGACTGATAGAGAAGCAGTAGCTCGAGAAATCGAACAGATTAAGAGCGATTTAGTGCAAGTTGCAAATACCCAGGTGTCTGGCCGATATATATTCCATGGAACGGACACCGAGCATCCGCCGGTACCAATTGAAAATCCTCCAACAGTAGCGGCAAACCTATCAGACCCATCAATAAATAACTATAAGGTGGAGATATCGCACGGAGTCTCATTAAGAGCGAATGTTAATCCTGCTAATGTATTTAACCAAGAGCTATTTAGTGTGGTACAAAATATACAAACTGCCTTTGAAAATAATACCCCTGCTGATTTAAATGGGGTATTAGTTGAACTTGATAAAAAGATTGATAGTCTGATCGCCGAACGATCAGAGTTAGGGGCACGCTATAATCGTCTTGAAATGGTTGATTACCGTATCAGCCAGCAAGAAGTAATTGCAAATAGGGTCTTGTCAGATAATGAAGATGCTGATATTGAAAAAGTCATTACTGATTTAAAGACCCAGGAGAGTGTCCACCGGGCAGCACTAGGAGTTGGTGCACGAATATTGCAGCCTACGCTTTTAGACTTTTTAAGATAA
- the flgK gene encoding flagellar hook-associated protein FlgK, with translation MRSTFMGLETARRGMFTQQSALHTTGHNISNANTPGYTRQRINFEQTEPYPNASLNRPQIPGQVGTGVKAGSIQRVRESFLDIQYRSENNKLGYWETRAEAYTKLEEVLNEPSESGLAKTMDQFWQSLQDLAVNPTNPGARSVVRQRGIAVAETFNYLHNSLSSIQRDLKNEVSVTEKEINSLTYQISKINGQIADVEPHGYLPNDLYDERDRLIDQLASLVNIKVDYTNSGGGSLKMADGQAVIKMVSDSGKELGILVSGDRNNNLTVNFDGADESVKTLSIGDSKFNFTELNSTGKLKALVDSYGYEANGKVAGVYPEMITELDNLAFTFATEFNNVHKEGMSPNDIANKTKAGNAFFADSENADLQRKGFASRIQLADAINQSLDNIATADGSDIANATIGDSTNILKLANIINDKFDYAGDNEQANFRNYYEGVIGGMAVKSQEAVRLTQNSGSLRESVENRRKSVSSVSLDEEMTNMIQFQHAYNASARMITLQDEMLDKIINGMGTVGR, from the coding sequence ATGCGTTCAACCTTTATGGGATTAGAAACAGCGCGCCGCGGAATGTTCACGCAACAGAGCGCTTTACATACAACCGGACACAATATTTCAAATGCGAACACACCTGGTTATACACGTCAGCGCATTAACTTTGAGCAAACAGAACCTTACCCAAATGCGTCGCTTAACCGCCCGCAGATTCCTGGGCAGGTAGGAACAGGCGTCAAGGCTGGATCGATCCAGCGTGTGAGGGAAAGCTTTCTGGATATCCAGTACCGCAGTGAAAATAATAAGCTGGGCTACTGGGAAACTAGGGCTGAGGCGTACACAAAACTTGAGGAAGTATTGAATGAGCCTTCTGAATCTGGCCTTGCGAAGACGATGGACCAGTTTTGGCAGTCGCTGCAGGACTTAGCGGTGAACCCGACAAATCCGGGGGCGCGATCCGTTGTTCGCCAGCGTGGGATTGCTGTTGCAGAAACGTTCAACTATCTTCACAATTCTCTTTCTTCCATTCAACGAGATTTGAAGAATGAGGTCTCTGTTACCGAAAAAGAAATTAATTCGTTAACTTATCAGATTAGTAAAATTAACGGTCAGATAGCAGATGTCGAACCACATGGTTATTTGCCAAACGATTTATATGATGAGCGCGACCGTTTGATCGATCAATTAGCGTCACTGGTGAATATTAAAGTTGATTACACAAACTCAGGTGGCGGCTCACTTAAAATGGCTGATGGACAGGCAGTCATCAAGATGGTCAGTGACAGCGGGAAAGAGCTAGGGATCCTTGTCAGCGGTGACCGTAATAACAATCTGACTGTAAACTTTGATGGCGCAGATGAATCGGTTAAGACGTTATCTATTGGCGATTCTAAGTTTAACTTTACAGAATTAAATTCAACAGGAAAGCTTAAAGCTTTAGTAGATTCATATGGGTATGAAGCAAATGGCAAGGTGGCTGGAGTTTATCCTGAAATGATCACCGAGTTGGATAACCTTGCATTTACCTTTGCGACGGAGTTTAACAATGTGCACAAGGAAGGAATGAGCCCTAATGACATTGCTAACAAGACGAAGGCTGGTAATGCATTTTTTGCTGATTCCGAGAATGCTGATCTTCAACGTAAAGGGTTTGCAAGCAGGATTCAGTTGGCAGATGCAATCAATCAGAGCTTGGATAACATCGCAACTGCTGATGGGTCAGACATTGCGAATGCGACAATCGGTGATTCTACGAATATCTTAAAGCTTGCAAATATCATTAATGATAAGTTTGATTATGCCGGAGATAACGAACAAGCCAACTTCCGTAATTACTATGAAGGTGTAATCGGCGGCATGGCAGTTAAGTCGCAAGAAGCTGTCCGGCTTACTCAAAATAGCGGCTCACTGAGAGAGTCGGTGGAAAATCGCCGGAAGTCAGTTAGCTCAGTATCATTAGACGAAGAAATGACAAATATGATCCAGTTCCAGCATGCCTACAACGCATCAGCCCGAATGATTACCCTCCAGGACGAAATGCTCGATAAAATCATCAACGGCATGGGAACCGTAGGAAGATAG
- a CDS encoding flagellar protein FlgN yields the protein MSAESLTVIMNKMLKLHKSLYELTVKKTGIVKKGDTAALDQLLKDEQAHMAAINKLEQERQAVSRSISPDASLQEIAEANPVEKNQLLKIKADLVEVISEIKARNELNQQMIHQSLQFINFSKSLVMPQEKEINYGPPAGKKAKPGQSPGMFNSKA from the coding sequence ATGTCTGCTGAATCACTTACTGTCATCATGAATAAAATGCTTAAATTGCATAAAAGCCTTTACGAATTGACGGTTAAGAAAACCGGTATCGTGAAAAAAGGAGACACAGCTGCCCTCGATCAGCTCTTGAAGGATGAGCAAGCACATATGGCTGCGATCAATAAGCTGGAGCAAGAGCGGCAGGCTGTATCTAGAAGTATTTCCCCCGATGCGTCTTTACAGGAAATAGCAGAGGCAAATCCAGTGGAGAAGAATCAGCTTCTAAAAATTAAAGCAGATCTAGTAGAGGTCATTTCAGAAATAAAGGCTCGGAATGAATTAAACCAGCAAATGATCCATCAGTCATTGCAATTCATCAATTTTTCAAAAAGTCTTGTGATGCCGCAGGAAAAGGAAATCAATTACGGACCACCAGCCGGCAAAAAAGCAAAGCCTGGTCAATCACCGGGAATGTTCAACTCAAAAGCATAA
- the flgM gene encoding flagellar biosynthesis anti-sigma factor FlgM, whose translation MKINNNFGPSGINPYKRQMNKLDAAASSQNKKADKVEISSTAKEMQQLSQISVDRKQKVEELKIQVENGTYKLDSKETAKSIINFYRNK comes from the coding sequence ATGAAAATAAATAATAACTTTGGCCCATCGGGGATCAATCCATATAAACGCCAGATGAACAAACTGGATGCAGCAGCATCTTCGCAAAATAAAAAGGCTGATAAGGTGGAGATTTCTTCGACTGCAAAAGAAATGCAGCAGCTTTCCCAGATTTCTGTGGATCGCAAGCAAAAGGTTGAGGAATTGAAAATCCAGGTGGAAAACGGAACGTATAAACTGGATTCAAAAGAAACAGCAAAGAGTATCATCAATTTCTATCGTAATAAATAA
- a CDS encoding TIGR03826 family flagellar region protein, whose protein sequence is MDLQNCQKCDSLYVKNKFRDVCEKCWKEEEAAYDTVAKFMRKRENRAATIIQVVEATGVSEELILKFIKAGRFQLTQFPNFGYPCDKCGSIIREGRLCASCSSSLRADLKTVEYEEQRKRELAKRATFFTHRD, encoded by the coding sequence TTGGACCTTCAAAATTGCCAAAAATGTGATTCGCTATATGTGAAAAATAAATTTCGTGATGTTTGTGAAAAATGCTGGAAAGAAGAAGAGGCAGCGTATGATACAGTGGCTAAGTTCATGAGAAAGCGTGAAAATAGAGCTGCGACAATCATACAAGTTGTAGAAGCTACAGGTGTCTCTGAAGAGTTGATTTTAAAGTTCATTAAAGCAGGCAGGTTCCAACTTACACAATTTCCGAACTTTGGCTATCCATGTGATAAATGTGGAAGCATTATACGTGAAGGAAGACTCTGCGCATCCTGTTCAAGCAGTCTAAGAGCTGATTTGAAAACGGTTGAATATGAGGAACAAAGAAAGCGAGAACTGGCAAAACGTGCGACTTTTTTCACGCACAGAGATTAG
- a CDS encoding ComF family protein, producing the protein MKGDHCLICHAEVEAILSWNTLLGIKEVSKVCRECKENFAPITGEVCEMCGRPFAFLEAEYRLGNLCFDCKRWEEDEHWSGSLDRNRSLYRYTDFTKDVLAQFKFRGDYVLAEIFSEDLRQALQALQYDYVVPIPLSEERLYERGFNQAEAIITTAGFESTQLLSRVHTEKQSKKSRSDRIHLQQVFKFDSDLNLNSKTIVLIDDIYTTGSTLRHAAKILRENGAAKVYSFTLAR; encoded by the coding sequence ATGAAAGGGGATCACTGTCTGATTTGCCATGCGGAGGTTGAAGCTATTCTGTCTTGGAACACTCTTCTTGGCATAAAAGAAGTCTCAAAGGTTTGCAGAGAATGCAAAGAGAACTTTGCTCCGATCACAGGTGAAGTATGCGAGATGTGCGGCAGGCCATTTGCCTTTTTGGAAGCGGAGTATAGATTGGGTAATCTATGCTTCGATTGCAAGCGATGGGAGGAAGATGAGCACTGGAGTGGGAGCCTAGATCGAAACCGCTCACTTTATCGGTATACCGATTTTACAAAAGATGTGCTGGCCCAATTCAAATTCCGCGGGGACTATGTACTTGCGGAGATTTTTTCGGAAGATCTCCGACAGGCTTTGCAAGCTTTGCAATATGATTATGTTGTTCCCATCCCGCTCAGTGAAGAACGACTATATGAAAGAGGTTTCAACCAGGCGGAAGCCATAATTACCACAGCTGGCTTTGAATCAACCCAACTGTTATCCAGAGTCCATACCGAAAAACAGTCAAAAAAATCGCGTTCAGATCGAATTCATCTACAGCAGGTCTTCAAATTCGATTCAGACCTAAATCTAAACAGTAAAACAATTGTGCTGATTGACGATATATATACTACAGGCTCAACGCTGAGGCATGCGGCCAAAATACTAAGGGAAAATGGAGCGGCGAAGGTGTATTCATTCACTTTGGCACGCTGA
- a CDS encoding DEAD/DEAH box helicase, which yields MELPQLPPLSTNRSFHYNPELQRLLTGKQLLLEDLPFLMEEIQKHHELSYLAYRKGVKQKPLSCTRCGTTDPSWFAEFPCSRCGKADFYCRKCLMMGRVSECTSLVSWAGPEPGFDQVTEPLQWRGELSEGQKAASLRVVEAVENSSELLVWAVAGAGKTEVLFAGIAQALSTGKRVCVATPRTDVVLELAPRLKKVFPNIKIAALYGGSEDRHEYAQLTIATTHQLLRFYRSFDVMIVDEVDAFPYSIDETLQYAVQQSRKPTSSLIYLTATPKRQWQKECRLGKRNYVTIPARFHRHPLPVPQFVWSGNWEKKLSKGKLPPNIMKWIEARLARGKQALIFAPKIKSIDKILTLFRQLHPLIEMVHAEDPDRKEKVMKFRNKEIPILLTTTILERGVTIPNIDVAVIGSEDRVFTESALVQIAGRAGRSAEYPTGSVTFFHYGKTEAMLSARSQIMMMNKEGIKKGLIDV from the coding sequence ATGGAACTTCCGCAGTTGCCCCCGTTATCCACAAATCGCTCTTTCCACTACAATCCTGAACTACAAAGATTGCTGACTGGAAAACAGCTGCTATTGGAGGATTTGCCTTTTTTGATGGAAGAAATACAGAAGCACCATGAACTAAGTTATTTAGCATACCGCAAGGGAGTTAAGCAGAAGCCACTTTCCTGTACAAGATGCGGTACGACAGATCCTTCATGGTTTGCGGAGTTTCCCTGTTCGCGTTGTGGAAAAGCAGATTTCTATTGCCGCAAGTGTTTGATGATGGGGAGGGTGAGTGAATGCACGTCGCTTGTCAGCTGGGCTGGACCGGAACCGGGGTTTGATCAAGTGACGGAGCCACTTCAGTGGAGAGGTGAATTGTCAGAAGGGCAGAAGGCTGCTTCTCTAAGAGTTGTGGAAGCTGTGGAAAACTCATCAGAGCTGCTTGTCTGGGCAGTTGCAGGGGCAGGTAAAACGGAAGTGTTATTTGCCGGGATTGCACAGGCTTTATCCACAGGCAAACGGGTATGTGTGGCTACTCCTAGGACGGATGTGGTTTTGGAATTGGCACCTCGATTGAAAAAAGTGTTTCCAAATATAAAGATTGCTGCTCTCTATGGCGGCAGTGAAGACCGTCATGAGTATGCCCAGCTTACCATCGCCACAACGCATCAGCTGCTTCGCTTTTACAGGTCGTTCGACGTGATGATTGTGGATGAAGTCGATGCCTTTCCTTATTCAATTGACGAAACTCTCCAATATGCCGTTCAGCAATCCAGAAAACCAACTTCCTCGTTGATTTACTTAACTGCCACCCCTAAAAGACAATGGCAGAAGGAATGTCGTTTAGGAAAAAGAAATTATGTTACGATTCCTGCCCGCTTTCATAGGCATCCGCTGCCGGTACCACAGTTTGTGTGGTCCGGGAACTGGGAGAAAAAACTGTCTAAAGGGAAACTTCCTCCAAATATTATGAAATGGATAGAAGCTAGATTAGCCAGAGGCAAACAAGCACTGATTTTTGCTCCAAAAATCAAATCCATAGACAAAATCCTCACCCTCTTTCGTCAATTGCATCCTCTCATTGAAATGGTCCATGCAGAAGATCCTGACAGAAAAGAAAAAGTCATGAAGTTTCGAAACAAAGAAATCCCCATCTTGCTTACCACAACCATCCTTGAACGAGGTGTTACGATCCCTAATATCGATGTTGCCGTGATCGGGTCGGAGGACAGGGTTTTTACCGAGAGCGCTCTCGTTCAGATTGCCGGGCGGGCAGGAAGGAGTGCTGAGTATCCGACAGGGAGTGTTACGTTTTTTCATTATGGTAAAACCGAAGCGATGCTCAGTGCCAGAAGCCAGATTATGATGATGAATAAAGAAGGAATCAAGAAAGGGCTGATTGATGTATGA
- a CDS encoding DegV family protein has protein sequence MKTAVITDSTAYIPKELREKWNIHMIPLSVIFDHETYREDIDISAEEFYEEVKHRELPTTSMPPIGEFVELFEKLAKDYDSVISIHLSSGISGTYQGAVSAGEMVDGIKVYPFDSEISAMVQGFYALEAAELAKQGVEPEKIIERLNEVKKSICAYFMVDDLSHLQRGGRLSSAQALIGSLLQVKPLLHFEDKKIVPYEKVRTRKKAMNRVVELLAEDANSGDEYRAVVIHANREAQALEWKSELEAQFPNVEFMLSYFGPVIGTHLGEGSMGMGWYKK, from the coding sequence ATGAAAACGGCAGTTATCACGGATAGCACTGCTTACATCCCGAAAGAGTTGCGGGAGAAATGGAATATCCACATGATTCCGTTGAGCGTGATTTTCGATCATGAGACATATAGAGAAGATATAGATATAAGTGCAGAAGAGTTTTACGAGGAAGTGAAGCATCGTGAGCTTCCGACGACTTCTATGCCTCCGATTGGCGAGTTCGTCGAGCTTTTTGAAAAATTGGCCAAGGATTACGACTCGGTAATAAGTATCCATTTGTCGAGCGGGATTAGCGGCACGTACCAGGGCGCAGTGAGTGCAGGGGAAATGGTAGATGGTATAAAGGTATATCCATTTGATTCTGAAATCAGCGCCATGGTCCAAGGTTTTTATGCGCTGGAAGCTGCAGAGTTGGCAAAGCAGGGTGTTGAGCCTGAGAAGATCATCGAGCGCTTGAATGAAGTGAAGAAATCCATTTGTGCATACTTCATGGTGGACGATTTAAGCCACCTTCAGCGCGGCGGCCGGTTATCCAGTGCCCAGGCGTTGATCGGAAGCTTATTGCAGGTGAAGCCTTTGCTTCATTTTGAGGACAAGAAGATTGTGCCGTATGAAAAGGTCCGTACTCGTAAGAAGGCGATGAACCGTGTCGTTGAATTGTTAGCGGAAGATGCCAACAGCGGCGATGAGTACCGGGCGGTTGTCATCCATGCCAATCGTGAAGCACAAGCACTAGAATGGAAAAGCGAGCTAGAGGCTCAGTTCCCGAATGTTGAATTCATGTTAAGCTACTTTGGCCCAGTCATCGGAACCCATCTTGGAGAAGGATCAATGGGGATGGGCTGGTACAAGAAATAA
- the sda gene encoding sporulation histidine kinase inhibitor Sda, which yields MVKISTLLDLTDEKLLEAYQKATLLNLDVTFIEMLEEEINNRGLESSNCSYVS from the coding sequence GTGGTCAAAATATCTACGCTATTGGACTTAACAGATGAAAAATTACTAGAAGCTTACCAAAAGGCTACTCTGTTAAATTTAGATGTAACCTTTATTGAAATGCTGGAAGAAGAAATTAATAATAGAGGATTGGAAAGTTCAAATTGTTCATACGTCTCTTAA
- a CDS encoding response regulator — translation MTTKIVIIDDHQLFREGVKRILDFEPSFEVVAEGDDGSEAIQLVDQHQPDVVIMDINMPNTNGVEATANLIEKYPESKVIILSIHDDENYVTHALRTGATGYLLKEMDADALVEAVKVVADGGSYLHPRVTHNLVKEYRRLSEDENGQDKYVSPVEIRRPLHLLTRRECEVLQLLADGKSNRGIGEALFISEKTVKNHVSNILQKMNVNDRTQAVVVAIKNGWVEVR, via the coding sequence GAGAAGGGGTAAAACGGATCCTGGATTTTGAACCGTCTTTTGAAGTAGTTGCTGAAGGAGACGATGGCAGCGAAGCAATCCAGCTAGTTGATCAGCATCAGCCAGACGTTGTCATTATGGATATCAACATGCCTAATACAAATGGTGTGGAAGCGACAGCTAACCTGATTGAAAAGTATCCAGAGTCAAAGGTTATCATTCTATCCATCCATGATGATGAAAATTATGTAACCCATGCACTTAGAACTGGCGCAACAGGTTATCTATTAAAAGAAATGGATGCCGATGCATTAGTCGAAGCTGTAAAAGTAGTTGCAGATGGGGGCTCATATCTGCACCCGCGTGTAACCCACAACCTGGTAAAAGAATACCGACGTCTTTCTGAGGATGAAAATGGACAAGATAAGTATGTTTCCCCTGTGGAAATACGACGTCCGCTTCACCTGCTGACTCGCCGCGAATGTGAAGTCCTCCAGCTTTTAGCCGATGGCAAGAGCAACAGAGGAATTGGTGAAGCGCTGTTTATCAGTGAGAAGACAGTCAAGAACCACGTAAGCAATATTTTGCAAAAAATGAATGTTAACGACCGTACCCAGGCAGTAGTAGTTGCCATAAAGAATGGATGGGTAGAAGTTCGATAA